The genomic stretch CAGCACCAGCGGCATGAGTACCGACAGATGAACCCCGGATTTTTCGAAATGCATCTGCCAGGGCAAGCGCTGAATCATCACGGCATACAGGGAGGGCTTCGAGCTGGATTTCGCGGGTGCGACGCCTGGGGCCTTGCGCATCGCTTTCAGGCTGTCCTGAAACATGTAGATTCCGATAAAACCGAGCATCAGCACATAGGTGATGGAAATCAGAAAGTCGGCATTGCCCATGCTGCGCAGGATTTTGATGATCTGCACCCCGAGCGTACCGCCAGCCACCCCGCCGACAAGCAGCAGGATGCCCATTTTCATATCGACGTTCCCCATCCGGAAATGCGCCATCACTCCGGAGGTGGATGCCCCGACGATCTGATTGGAATCCGATGCGGCGGCTACTGTCGGCGGGATGCCGAACATGATCAGAAGCGGCGTCATCAGGAATCCGCCGCCGACGCCGAAAATGCCGGAAAGAAGTCCGACGATGCCTCCC from Desulfatirhabdium butyrativorans DSM 18734 encodes the following:
- a CDS encoding sulfite exporter TauE/SafE family protein, with the protein product MTIPLHLYLPIAGSSVNVLLIFGLGGIVGLLSGIFGVGGGFLMTPLLIMFGIPPTVAAASDSNQIVGASTSGVMAHFRMGNVDMKMGILLLVGGVAGGTLGVQIIKILRSMGNADFLISITYVLMLGFIGIYMFQDSLKAMRKAPGVAPAKSSSKPSLYAVMIQRLPWQMHFEKSGVHLSVLMPLVLGTFVGILSAIMGVGGGFIMVPIMVYLLRMPMHVVVGTSLFQILFTCVNVTIMQAYSNHTVDFVLALILLLGSSLGAQFGASINKRLKADHLKILLASLVLIVMVKMLVDLLLPPAVRLAYIGGH